The following DNA comes from Cytophagales bacterium.
TGACGTCTCACGCCGACCATGCACTGGTGGAACGAGCCAAGCAAGTCAAGCCAGCTTCATACATGCTTAAGCCCTTTAATGACCGGGAAATTCCCATTGCCATCGAACTGGCCCTGGCCAATTTTGCCAACCAGCCGGAATCTCCTACGCTTCACCAGAAAAAGGCCTTTGAAGCACATGAAAATCAGGTCATGAACATCTCCGACCGGCTGTTTCTGAAAAAAGATCATCATTTTCAACGAGTGGCCTTGAAAGACATTTCACTACTGGAGGCGGATGGAAATTATACGACCATCTACGCCCAGAAGGACAAGTTCATTTATTCTACCCAGCTCAAATACATGGAAGAAAAGCTTCCCACCGACCGCTTCATCCGCGTGCACAGGAGCCATGTGATCAACATTGACGCAGTGGACGGCTGGGAAGGAAACACCTTGTTCGTACAAAATAAACGGGTCATGGTATCGAAGCAATACCGTGAAAAAGTGTTTAGCATTTTCAATCCTTTTTGAATCAGTAATCAGGTTACTAAGTAACCTGATTACTGACGAAAGCTATGAACTGGATTTTAAGCGCAGGATACTAATATTTGGATGAGAAAACCAGGGATCTGTCCCTCCGTCACAATCCGTATTATTTGGAAAGAAATTCGATTGCAATTGCCCTTGATCTACTTTCAGGCCTATGGTACCAAGCCCTACACCGGTCGCATCATTGTTCTTTTCAATACCGACACGGTCATCATTTAAATGACCAATTACCGTAGAATCTATGATATCAACCAAATAATAGCATCCAGTATCAATTGCTCGTGAAGGTCCGGCGGCAATCATTACATGCCCCGTATCACCATCATGATCCAGATCTTCATCCCAGGCAATGATGTCACCTGGCTGGATCAAGCTAAAATCCACCTCTCCGTCATCACCAAAAACTTTAGTCCAGGATCCCCCCATCAACGGTTGGAAGCTGGCAAATTGAGCTGCGGATGGACAATACGGCAGGTGACTTTCAGCATCAGGAAGATTATTCATGATCTCATCAAAAGCTGACTTATCAGTCTGGTAAAGAATGTAGCTAACAAATCCTGAACAGTCTGTGAATGCAAAATACTCATCATCAGTAGTCTTGCCCACGTATGGGCCTTCTTCATTGAAGGTAAGCGCTATGGAAGATTGGTCGATGTTAGTCGGTACAGCAAAGTCATCAATTGCCTGTACTGGTGGAGATTTACCTTCTTCCGGTGTGTAAGTTCCGTTACCATCTGATACGAGATGCGCATAACTATACATGTTATAGCTATTGGTTTCGTCGCAGGTCGTTGCTCCATCACAATAGGGTTTGGTTTGCAGGTTGCCAAAAAACTCGAATGCAGCCAAAAACAAAGGGTTGTTATTCTTACAACTGGTTTTGGCTGACTTCAAGGCTTGCGTAAGGCTACCTGTAGTTTCTCCATCACCAATATTCGTCTTGTCCAAGCTGTTGCTTGTTTGTTGGCCAGCAGCGCTAAGCATGCATTGACCCGTACTTGGCCACCATTCGTCGTTTTCAACCCGACCGCTAGTCGGATTGTCGGTAAAAAGGTCCTGATAATCAGCCAGAAATTGTGTCATTACCCTAAGGTGTACAATGTGATTAAGCAGTCCTTC
Coding sequences within:
- a CDS encoding response regulator, producing the protein MAEARINILVVEDEILLAQDIALRLSKHYSVVGTAASVSEALDLLEQHPETDIILSDIKLEGNRDGIDLGQIINEKYQLPFIFLTSHADHALVERAKQVKPASYMLKPFNDREIPIAIELALANFANQPESPTLHQKKAFEAHENQVMNISDRLFLKKDHHFQRVALKDISLLEADGNYTTIYAQKDKFIYSTQLKYMEEKLPTDRFIRVHRSHVINIDAVDGWEGNTLFVQNKRVMVSKQYREKVFSIFNPF